One Jeotgalicoccus saudimassiliensis DNA window includes the following coding sequences:
- a CDS encoding dicarboxylate/amino acid:cation symporter produces the protein MKNILTGKKHLFTRIAIGFVIGILFGILLPEFSLSIKFIGDIYLNIIKAMIIPIIFVAVSTGIINIASGRDLGRIGFKSIFVFVLMFVATAGIGLLISYLVRPGNRINIAESGYDGEVTSPSVDEFFMNIIPDNLFMALSEGDILATIIFTVVFSIAIVAVGKEAEPVKSFINSLSKVIFKVLDYIMELTPIGIISLMAFAVAEYGAGIFSALGLYIVTAYAACIIAFIAVMLIPVWLYTGMSPVQFMKGIYKVWLVSLATTSSAVTMPTTIRVTKNDFKVSNSITSFVVPLGTTINMAGGAISFSLLAVFVSDFYNLPLGVGQIIYLVVIATVINMAAPGIPGGGIVLGASFLTLLGLPIELMGPIAAIYRILDMAYTTMNITGDAAAAILIDESEKRRNKKTRVMAEA, from the coding sequence ATGAAAAATATACTGACAGGTAAAAAACATTTATTTACCCGGATTGCAATCGGGTTTGTCATCGGGATTCTATTTGGGATATTACTGCCTGAATTCTCCCTCAGCATAAAGTTTATCGGAGATATTTATTTAAATATTATTAAAGCAATGATTATACCGATTATTTTTGTCGCCGTTTCAACCGGCATTATTAATATCGCAAGCGGCAGAGACCTCGGCAGGATCGGCTTTAAAAGCATATTTGTATTTGTACTGATGTTCGTTGCCACTGCGGGAATCGGCTTATTAATCTCGTACCTCGTCAGACCTGGAAACCGTATTAACATTGCCGAATCAGGTTACGACGGTGAAGTCACTTCCCCGTCTGTTGACGAATTCTTTATGAACATTATTCCGGACAATCTGTTTATGGCACTTTCTGAAGGCGACATACTTGCAACAATCATTTTTACTGTTGTATTTTCCATTGCAATTGTTGCTGTCGGCAAAGAAGCTGAACCTGTTAAAAGCTTCATAAACAGTCTGTCAAAAGTTATATTTAAAGTATTGGATTACATTATGGAATTAACACCAATCGGTATTATTTCGCTGATGGCCTTCGCTGTTGCAGAATACGGTGCAGGAATATTCTCGGCACTCGGACTTTATATTGTGACTGCTTATGCAGCTTGTATTATCGCATTTATAGCTGTGATGCTGATTCCGGTCTGGCTGTATACAGGAATGTCACCAGTTCAGTTCATGAAAGGAATATATAAAGTCTGGCTCGTGTCACTTGCCACTACAAGCTCAGCAGTTACAATGCCGACGACAATCAGGGTGACTAAAAATGACTTTAAGGTCAGCAACTCAATCACCAGCTTCGTAGTTCCTCTCGGTACAACTATAAACATGGCCGGAGGCGCGATATCGTTCAGCCTTCTGGCTGTATTCGTCTCAGATTTCTACAACCTCCCGCTCGGCGTCGGCCAGATTATCTACCTGGTAGTCATTGCCACTGTTATAAATATGGCTGCACCGGGAATTCCCGGCGGCGGTATCGTGCTTGGAGCTTCATTCCTGACATTACTCGGACTGCCGATTGAATTAATGGGTCCTATAGCAGCTATTTACAGAATTCTTGATATGGCATATACGACGATGAACATTACCGGAGATGCCGCTGCCGCAATTTTAATTGATGAGTCGGAAAAACGGAGAAATAAGAAGACCCGCGTGATGGCAGAAGCGTAA
- a CDS encoding ABC transporter ATP-binding protein, which produces MVKKFLSYYAPYKVLFTVDFLSAVIVGILELAFPIIVSMFIDELLPTGNWQWILIAALGLVLVYLFNTFLQFVVTYWGHMLGTNIERDIRNDLYGHIQKLSFRFFDNTKTGKLLTRLTNDLMNIGEMAHHGPEDLFIAVMTLLGAFGIMYYIHPELAIIAFIVVPLILVIAIYFNKKMTVAFRELFGRVSEFNHLIGDKIGGIRLVQAFANEKEEFEAFKKINDSFRATKLKAYKIMSFNTSSTYMLMRLVTVFILIAGAYYVMQGELTYGEFAAFILISNVLFKPLEKINAVIELYPNGIAGFKHFLDTMAVQPDIKEKEDAVELTGVSGNIRYSNVSFKYEEKNVLTDISFNIKPGETIAFVGPSGAGKTTLCSLLPRFYDVSKGNISIDGTDIRDLTLSSLRENIGTVQQDVFLFAGTLKENVAYGKPHATDEDVYDALEKAQLKELVDSYRDGLQTIVGERGVKLSGGQKQRIAIARMFLKNPPILVLDEATSALDTATEMYIQDALNRLAEGRTTLVIAHRLATIKNADRIMVVTKDGIAESGTHEELLSLDNGVYKELHQAQFSQI; this is translated from the coding sequence ATGGTGAAGAAATTTTTATCTTATTACGCACCTTATAAAGTCTTATTCACAGTCGATTTTCTGTCTGCAGTTATCGTCGGCATTCTGGAACTTGCGTTCCCGATAATTGTCAGCATGTTTATAGATGAACTGCTGCCTACCGGCAACTGGCAATGGATTTTGATTGCTGCTCTGGGATTGGTACTTGTGTATTTATTCAATACGTTTCTGCAATTCGTCGTTACATACTGGGGGCATATGCTCGGAACAAACATCGAACGGGACATCAGAAATGATCTATACGGACATATTCAGAAATTATCATTCCGGTTCTTCGATAATACGAAGACAGGAAAACTGTTAACTCGCTTAACGAATGATCTGATGAATATCGGGGAAATGGCACACCACGGACCTGAGGATCTGTTTATCGCAGTGATGACACTGCTCGGGGCATTTGGAATTATGTATTACATCCACCCGGAACTGGCTATTATTGCATTTATCGTCGTTCCGCTGATTCTTGTTATCGCCATTTACTTTAACAAGAAGATGACTGTCGCTTTCCGCGAGTTATTCGGCCGCGTTTCCGAATTTAACCATTTAATCGGGGATAAAATCGGAGGTATCCGTTTAGTACAGGCTTTCGCTAATGAAAAAGAAGAATTTGAAGCGTTTAAAAAAATTAATGACAGCTTCAGGGCAACCAAATTAAAAGCATATAAAATTATGTCTTTTAATACGTCCAGCACATACATGCTGATGCGTCTCGTTACAGTGTTCATTCTCATTGCAGGTGCATATTACGTAATGCAGGGAGAACTGACATATGGAGAATTCGCCGCATTCATATTAATTTCCAACGTACTGTTCAAGCCGCTTGAAAAAATTAATGCGGTTATTGAGCTTTACCCGAACGGTATTGCAGGATTTAAACACTTCCTGGATACGATGGCTGTTCAGCCGGACATAAAGGAAAAAGAAGATGCGGTTGAATTAACCGGCGTCAGCGGGAACATACGCTACAGCAATGTTTCTTTCAAATACGAAGAGAAAAATGTGCTGACAGATATTTCATTTAACATTAAACCGGGTGAAACGATTGCTTTTGTCGGACCATCAGGTGCAGGAAAAACAACACTATGTTCACTCCTCCCCCGCTTTTACGATGTTTCAAAAGGCAACATTTCCATCGATGGTACAGATATCAGGGATCTGACATTATCTTCACTCCGGGAAAATATCGGAACCGTGCAGCAGGATGTATTTCTTTTCGCAGGCACATTGAAAGAAAACGTTGCTTACGGTAAACCGCATGCAACAGATGAGGATGTTTATGACGCTCTTGAAAAAGCACAGCTGAAAGAACTGGTTGACAGTTACAGAGACGGACTTCAGACTATCGTCGGGGAACGCGGTGTTAAATTGTCCGGAGGACAGAAACAGCGTATCGCAATTGCCCGCATGTTCTTAAAGAATCCACCGATTTTAGTACTGGATGAAGCGACGAGTGCACTGGATACTGCAACAGAAATGTATATTCAGGATGCACTGAACCGCCTCGCTGAAGGCCGCACGACACTGGTTATCGCCCACCGACTTGCGACGATCAAAAATGCAGACCGTATTATGGTGGTTACAAAAGACGGTATTGCCGAGAGCGGTACTCATGAAGAACTGCTGTCGCTCGATAACGGAGTATATAAAGAACTTCATCAGGCACAGTTCAGCCAAATTTAA
- a CDS encoding prephenate dehydratase codes for MKIGYQGVEGSYSTLACAAFAGSEKYTTEGYMTFKLLVEALLNDDVDYIALPVENSTSGPITRTIDLMKYLDVKAVREVYVKIDHALISKKTIALDQVTEVYSHPEALEQCYTYLSQYPNIEVKEYSDTAGAVHMVKESEDDTIASIAGSHAAELYGMNVIRENISDNPLNTTRFLIFTKELSEKTLHEKTSLYIESDHSTGSLSDILDIFKSHNINLLYLMSRPIQNKPFSYGFFIDIENDVDRANFDAALSVLKKETSYINILGSYEKGQIPEYEGVIQNEKYTDR; via the coding sequence ATGAAAATTGGTTATCAGGGTGTAGAAGGCAGTTACAGTACGCTTGCCTGTGCGGCATTTGCCGGCAGCGAAAAATATACGACGGAAGGTTATATGACGTTTAAACTGCTCGTTGAAGCACTTCTGAACGACGACGTGGATTATATTGCACTGCCCGTTGAAAATTCGACGAGCGGTCCGATTACAAGAACTATCGATCTGATGAAGTATTTGGATGTTAAAGCAGTCAGGGAAGTGTACGTAAAAATCGACCACGCGCTGATATCAAAAAAAACGATTGCACTCGATCAGGTTACAGAAGTTTATTCACATCCGGAAGCACTCGAACAGTGCTATACGTATTTAAGCCAGTATCCGAATATTGAAGTAAAAGAATACAGCGACACAGCAGGCGCAGTACATATGGTTAAAGAATCGGAAGATGACACAATAGCAAGTATTGCCGGCAGTCACGCAGCCGAACTGTACGGCATGAATGTCATCCGTGAAAACATCAGCGACAATCCACTGAACACAACACGCTTCTTAATATTCACGAAAGAACTGAGCGAAAAAACACTGCACGAAAAAACATCATTGTACATTGAATCCGACCACAGCACCGGTTCTTTAAGTGATATTCTGGATATTTTCAAAAGCCACAATATTAACCTGCTCTATCTCATGAGCCGCCCGATACAAAATAAACCATTCTCATACGGGTTCTTTATCGATATCGAAAATGATGTGGACCGGGCGAACTTTGATGCGGCACTGTCAGTGCTCAAAAAAGAAACATCCTATATCAATATACTCGGCAGCTATGAAAAAGGTCAGATTCCGGAGTATGAAGGAGTGATTCAGAATGAAAAATATACTGACAGGTAA